The genomic stretch tcttaACTGATGATCGTAATCCATACATGACTAAGTGTATATATAATGAAGATGCTGATGATGCTGATGTTGAATGTATGAGTTTAAAATGCAATATACCAAAACTAATAGCTCGGGAGTTATCTtcttaaataaataaataagtaTATATAGATATAAAAAGgtgattcaataataaatcaatatgaATATGAACTGTTGTTAATCTAATCAAGATCAGATTAAAAGCAAAAagaatgataatgattaGAAACTCACTTACAACACACTCACACTCAAACACccttttttaaaaaatctataaaaaatcaccaaacaaacaaagGCAAAAGCAAAATGCTcattcatttcatttcaattcaattcaatttattaccaCAACACACGACCTCAATTTACGctgattgattgattgatttgatagTGTGgagtttttgaaatttgtgCACGACCAgttttttgtaaaaaaaaaacactcctcctcctcctcaCTCCAATCAAATAGTTGCATTTTGTTGctataaattttttttttttttgcagctatcatcatttttttaaGCATTGGATTCTAGATTTGACTTGTTACTGTAGTTGTACTAGGATTTTCTTACATTAAACCTCTTTtatatattgatgatgaccAAGTGATGGAAGGTTAGTTGTGGGCATTTTTATTGTgcaagttttttttcttcttcctcccGATTATCGGCAATTTAAATAACACTTCCAAACCACGTTACAAAAGACGACAAACATGGGGGTAATGGTAGACTTATACTTCTTGAGTCGTCTGgcacaacaacaataaagagTAGGAGAGGACGTTTGTTAGTTATGTTGGTGGGGTTGATGTGGTTGGtttataaaacaaattttaacCAGGTAGGTTTGTAGCCCCCCCCCCGCATAGTAATCATAACctgtttcaaaatttaacaaattttaaaCCTCAAACAGACGATAAgttgaaaattatttacCTGAAACtatgaatttttttagtcGAGTTGATTAGTTTCATCGTcgtcaaaaaaaaaaaaaataattgggTGTCAAATTTATAACATATTTCTGACAAGTTCATAACCCAATATCAAACAACATCACGTCATTACAAATTTTTGTAGATACAAGTAACTAATAATACTTAATAATATTAGATATATacaaataaaagaaaaaaagatcTATAAACcctaaaaagaaatatttggaaaaaaaaaagtgataattgtagaattgaaataaagTAATACTTGTAAATACTTGTAAATACTTGTAAATACTTGTGGAACTAAAAAACGAGCGTAATCATTAAGACAAATACAAACACAACTGTCACAATTTAGAatgtgttgttgttttatatGTATTGTCTTTCATGGGGGGGGGAGGGGATTTGTAATATTGAcgttaaaaaaaatgtagtCGTGTGAGGGGTATCATTAAAAGTTATTGGCAACATTATAACCATAAGCTGCATGATAACCATATCCATAATTGTTATTACCAGTACtagtggttgttgttgtggtggtggtggtggtaccaaattttcttgataagaaatttttcaattctaattcttctttttgtgccgtcaattcaattattggatcaatgatttgacaaacaccactaccaccaccaccaccaccattgttgttgttgtggctATTATTGTTGGCAATAATAGATTTATGATTATGTTTTGGACTTATTGAATAAACACTACTTGGAGAATTATTTGAACCAATAGAAGAAATAGAACTTGATGAATCTTGACGATAATGATTATTGTTAGTATTGCTATAATGCATTGGTGATAAATGATCTGGggaaattgatgaagatcTTGAAGAACGTCCAGAACAACTGCTTGCTGAAGAAACAAGTGAACTTGTACTGGTACTTGTACTTGATCTTGATAAAGTGACAGGAGTAGTTGTAGCAGAAATGGATACAGCAACGGCAGCATTGGCCAtttgtttggtttcttgatttttttgttgaagatatttttggaatttttcttgtttaataatatcagTTTTGATTGGTTCCAAAAAGCTTTGTAAAGATTGACACATTTCTTCATTAGTAACTTTTAAATCCCAattcaacaagaaaatcaattgtcTTTCCATTAAATTAATATCTTTGACATTAAATAATCCATCGGTATATTTAGCCCAATGTTTATTTTTGGGTGATGAATCATTATGAAATTTAgatgataaaattaaacaacTCAATAAAATTCTATGTCTAGTACAAGGTAATCCATGAGCATTTTTAGGTAAtcttgatttcaatttttgtaaataaattaatgtTGCCATTAATGTACCAGTATAAACATTAGTATATTTCACTAATTTAGTTAAAAATGTCATTAATGAAGGTAATTGTTTAATAGTATTATTAGATGAAGTATAAGTTTTACTTTTGGTGTCTTCACAAGGGATAACTTGTAAAgtagcaacaacaatcttATGGATCATATCATGAGTGATTGGACCATTAAGAAATACTTTTAAAGCttgtaaatcaattgaagaaaccATAATGAAGATGTTGATGTGTAGTAGTTAATTGTTAGCAGCAAAAATAAGGGAAATCTAAATATGAAATGAGTTGAAAATTGAAGGAAGGAATGAATGAAGAACTAGTGgatatataatataatgaTAAGTAACAGTAACAATAGTAGTATgatatattataataataataataataataatcagaaattaatattaaaattaaaattgataaaaaatcaaagagaatattaatgatgatttatatattgcaaaaaaaaaaaagaaaaggagaCTCTGGAGACTCTGGAGAACtcgaaatcaaaaaaaggaatgaattcaaaacaaaactgaaaaatgaaaaaaaaaaaaaacttaaaacaataataaacaataaaagagtaaaagtaaaaaggaaaggaggttattgttatttgtAATTTGTGTTAGTTAGTGTTAGtgttagttagttagtgTTAGTTAGTGTTAGTGTTGGTTAAGTTACTAAGAGGTTAATAGttacaaaagaaagaaagaaaggaGACAGAGAGAcagagagaaagaaagtaaTTTGGCGTGTCTTTGGTTATTAAAATAGATTTTGCAGTTAAGAGTGTAAGTCttaattctaattttgtgtgattaatttaatctaaaataatttaagtgctcatttttcaaaaaggggaaaaaaaaatttaaaacaaatttgctttctttttggtgtCGCGTTTCTctttaattattgatttgcCTGCCCCctttctatttcttcttcttcttcttaatTGATTCAGATTCCACATAACAGGGGGTTTCCATTTGCAACAGTTTTATAACTTACATAAAACACGTTAaatattactactactactactacacaTTAAGTACTAGATTTGTTTCTCTCCTTATCAACTCTACTTCMccccccccccccttcttctttttctttttctttttctttttcttcttctaagTTTATTCAATCCTATTCTACTTATCAGTTGGTTATCAAACAGCCCACctagttttatttttgcaaCTCCTCAAACTTTTGTCATTTGCTTGAAAGAGTTAAATTAAACTCcttattgttttcttcttcttcttcttcttctcttttcctttttctttgttaaATCTCGCCTCttaaatattatcatttctatactttattcttctttcagTACTACAATCAGAACACCCattacttttcttttatcaCACATTATTACTACATTTTCTTATAAAATCtcattgttattattttttttttcttctagCCCCAAACACGTCTCAAAATCTCTTGATTATTCTCCTTCTCTGCCTTTCGGTTATTATTGTACCACTTTCCCAACTTCCCCCCTTTGTTAGttttattcttattattagaagtaat from Candida albicans SC5314 chromosome 5, complete sequence encodes the following:
- the PCL1 gene encoding Pcl1p (Cyclin homolog; transcript induced by filamentous growth; induced by alpha pheromone in SpiderM medium); translated protein: MVSSIDLQALKVFLNGPITHDMIHKIVVATLQVIPCEDTKSKTYTSSNNTIKQLPSLMTFLTKLVKYTNVYTGTLMATLIYLQKLKSRLPKNAHGLPCTRHRILLSCLILSSKFHNDSSPKNKHWAKYTDGLFNVKDINLMERQLIFLLNWDLKVTNEEMCQSLQSFLEPIKTDIIKQEKFQKYLQQKNQETKQMANAAVAVSISATTTPVTLSRSSTSTSTSSLVSSASSCSGRSSRSSSISPDHLSPMHYSNTNNNHYRQDSSSSISSIGSNNSPSSVYSISPKHNHKSIIANNNSHNNNNGGGGGGSGVCQIIDPIIELTAQKEELELKNFLSRKFGTTTTTTTTTTSTGNNNYGYGYHAAYGYNVANNF